A genomic segment from Nicotiana sylvestris chromosome 1, ASM39365v2, whole genome shotgun sequence encodes:
- the LOC104224724 gene encoding F-box protein At5g03970-like, which produces MKRLCKSSDKGAVALPEDIIFDILHRLPSKSLARFKCVSKCWRKCIPQPNLIGFFYQARDTLLRSQIRFFSSSLDESPSSRLVNNITSLEESVKFLGKKKREYIVASSNGFLLFVNNPRVYYVYNPVTRQRLALPKTKIRMKDAAVGFFCKVDDPAKDVASFTIVRYALPSVWGINFTSITIESFSSETNTWTANDINLDVPLTLCPSWDIKTSSVGVIDGVFCWFDQRPQITVYDSVHKCPWALALPESEEIVAGRDSSCFLGISGGALYLALNDRFGSPITVWYLESNIRSRDAVWVRKYVATSTIVKCPQAFGLASLHVIEKRNMVIHPTVPHIFYFVVRGKVISYDLERNIAELVYDFGEPCWKTRCYTLFSYEWHQWPRLL; this is translated from the coding sequence ATGAAACGTTTATGCAAATCGTCTGATAAAGGTGCAGTCGCGCTGCCTGAGGATATCATATTCGACATACTGCATCGTTTGCCTTCAAAATCTCTAGCAAGGTTTAAATGTGTATCTAAGTGTTGGCGAAAGTGCATTCCTCAACCAAATCTAATTGGTTTCTTTTATCAAGCTCGGGACACCCTTTTACGTTCGCAAATCCGTTTCTTCTCCTCGTCATTAGATGAATCTCCGTCTTCACGACTAGTGAATAATATTACTAGTTTGGAGGAGTCAGTCAAATTTCTTGGCAAGAAGAAGAGAGAGTATATTGTCGCATCATCCAATGGTTTTCTTCTTTTCGTCAATAACCCGCGGGTTTATTATGTTTATAATCCTGTCACGAGACAGCGTTTGGCTCTTCCTAAAACTAAAATCCGGATGAAGGACGCAGCTGTTGGTTTTTTTTGTAAGGTAGATGACCCTGCTAAAGATGTCGCCTCCTTTACTATAGTTCGCTATGCATTGCCTTCTGTTTGGGGTATAAATTTCACTAGTATAACAATTGAAAGTTTCTCTTCTGAGACTAATACGTGGACGGCCAATGATATAAATCTTGATGTACCTCTTACACTCTGCCCATCTTGGGATATAAAAACATCATCAGTTGGTGTCATAGATGGAGTATTCTGTTGGTTTGATCAACGACCACAGATCACTGTTTACGATAGTGTCCACAAGTGTCCCTGGGCTTTGGCATTGCCTGAATCTGAAGAGATTGTGGCCGGCCGAGACAGTTCATGTTTTCTTGGAATATCAGGTGGGGCTTTGTATTTGGCATTGAATGATAGATTTGGGTCACCTATCACTGTATGGTACCTCGAGAGCAATATTCGTAGTCGAGATGCAGTATGGGTTAGGAAGTATGTCGCTACTAGTACTATTGTAAAGTGTCCACAGGCTTTTGGACTTGCAAGCTTACATGTTATTGAGAAGCGAAACATGGTTATTCATCCTACTGTTCCGCACATCTTTTATTTTGTTGTAAGAGGTAAAGTTATTTCGTATGACTTGGAGAGGAATATTGCAGAACTTGTGTATGATTTTGGAGAACCTTGCTGGAAAACACGATGCTACACATTATTTTCTTATGAGTGGCATCAATGGCCACGTCTTCTGTAG